Within the Hypericibacter adhaerens genome, the region GCGAAGAGCGCGACCACCGCCAGCGGCTGCATGACGAGTTCGAGGCCGGTCAGCGCGCCGAGCCCGGCGGCCGGGCGATCCGCACCGCCCGATGGTCCTTGACCCTGATCTGGGCGTTCCTGGCGCTCGGTCCCGGGGCGATCCTCGGCAACAGCTTCTTCAGCCGCCCGATCTTCACCGGCGGCAACGTCGCCCTCGGCATGCCCTCGCTGCTCGTCTGGCAGATCTTCTTCTGGCTGATCGGGGTGCTGATCCTCTGGTGGCTCGCCTATCGCGGCCGCCTGTCGGTCATCGATGCGCTGCCGCAGCACCGATTGGCGTTGGGGTCGCCGCGCAGCCCGCTGCAGCGGCTGCCGACGCCGGGATGGATCGCGCGGTGGCTGGGCCGCGTGGCGGAACGCTGACGGCCAGGGCTTCGGGTTGGTTTCGCAACGGATGGGTGGATTGGAAAAGGCCGGCATCGATCTCAGGCGTCTGCGATATTTCATCGCCGTCTGCGAGCATGGCGGTTTTTCGCGCGCCTCGAGCTCGATCGGGATCGCGCAGCCGGCGCTCACCCGCCAGATCAAGCTCCTGGAGAAGGAGATCGGCTTCTCCCTGATCAACCGCAGCGGCCGGGGTGCCGAGCCCACCGAGGAAGGCCGCTTCCTCCTGACCCGCTCGCGGCGCTACCTGAATGGGCTCGACGAGATCGTCCAGGAGCTGAAGCATCGCTCCTCGACCCTGCGCGGCGAGGTCGTGCTCGGCATCTGCCCGACCATCGCACCCTTCCTGCTGCCCGACCTCGTCCTCCATCTTCATGGGAACTATCCGGGCCTGACGCTCTCGGTGATCGAGGCCTATAGCGGAGACCTGCAGAGCCTGGTCGCTCAGAACAAGCTCGACTTGTCGTTGACCTACCGGGCGAACGCGCGGTTGGAGGGCGATGCCGTGGCGCTGTTCTCCGAAAGGCTCGTGCTGGTGACGGCGCCCTCGCCGACGACGGACCGGCATCCGCGCACCTTGGCCGAGATCGCCCGCATGAAGCTGGTACTGCCCAGCGCCATCCATGAGCTGCGGCGGATCATCGACCGGGTCTGCGACAGCCGGCAGGTGACGCTGAAGCCGGAGCTGGAGCTGGATTCGCTGGATGCCGTGAAATCGGTCCTCATCGGCGAGGCGACGCCCTGCTCGACGATCCTGCCCTATCACAGCGTCAAGCGGGAGGTCGATGACGGGCAGCTCTCCTCCTTCGATATCGACGAGAGCCAGATGCAGCGCACCATCGCGGTGGTGCGGCCGAAGAGCGTCCGCAATTTCCAGGTGTCGACGGTGCTGGTCGATTACCTGGTCCAGCGGGCCGCGGCCCTCAAGGCGAAGCACGACACGCTGTTCTGAATCCGCTTGATCATCGCTCCGACACTTCTCCCGCGGGCCGCGAGCGCTCGTCCGTCGCTTGTGGATAAAAATGCCGCCGTCTGCTGCGGTCTCCTCGAACCAATCCGGGCGATGGATCGATCCGGCCAACCAATCATGAGCTTACAAGCGCTTCGTCAATGCCCTTAAACCGGTATAGGCGCGCCGGCCCGGGGGCTAGACGGCTATGGCAACGAAAATCGAAGCAGCATAAGTTATTTGTCTAGGGTGCATAAGCGGTTAGACCGTAGCGATCCGGCGCATGAAGGAGATCGCGGGGCACCCCCAGGGAGGGCTTCCGATGGATCTGAGGCAGCTTCGTTATTTCTCCAAAGTCGTCGAGACCGGCTCATTCTCGAAGGCGGCCAATCAGCTCCATGTCGCGCAACCGGCCTTGAGCCAACATGTGCGCCATATGGAGGACGAGCTCGGCATCACGCTGCTCCATCGTTCGACCCAGGGGGTCGCGGCCACCGAAGCCGGGCAGCGGCTGCTGCGCCATGCCAAGCGCATCCTGGCGGAGCTCGCGGAGATCCCCGACAGCGTGCGCGGCGAGGCGGTGGCGCCCCGCGGCGAGGTGCGCTTCGGCATGCCGGGCACGGTGAGCGAGCTGCTGGCGGCCCCCTTGATCGAGAGCGCCAAGGCGCGCTATCCCGAGGCCCGCATCCGCGTGGTCGAGGCCATGAGTGGCTTCATCCTGGGCTGGCTCAAGCGCGGCGATGTCGATCTTGCCATGATCTACTCGACCTCCGATCCGCGCGGGCTCGCGGTGCATCATGCCCTCTCGGAGGAGATCTGCATGTTCGCCAGCCCCGCGATGGAGGGGCAGGCCGATCTCGACGGCGACAATATCAGCCTCGCCGATGCCGCTTCGCTGCCGGTGGTGGTGCCGGGGCCGGGGCATGGCTTGCGCGAGCTGATCGACGATGCGGCCCAGTCGGCCCGCGTCTCGATCTCGCCGGCGATCGAGATGGACTCCTACAGCCAGATCAAGAAGCTGGTCCGGCGCGGGCTGGGTTACGGGATCCTGCCGCGCATGGCCGTCGACAAGGAGGCCGAGGCCGGCGACTTCCGGATCTGGCATTTCGCCAAGCCCAAGATCACCCGCAAGGTCTATCTGGCCTATTCCACCGAGCGGCCGCTGCTCAACGCGCCGCGGGCCATCGGCCAGCTCTCCTGGGAAATCCTGCGGCGGCTCGTGCGCGATGGCGAATGGACGGCGGAATTGTCCGACGACAGCCAGCGGCCGAACCTCTTCCAGTGATTGGACTATCGGCCAACGGCGCGGACCGGCGGGCGGTGTCGGCGCCTGCAAGATTCGCTATACCCGCCATTGCAAAATCATATTTGACTTAAACCCGCCGCGGCGCGTGAGTCCTGTCTGCGAAGACAAGGATCAGGAGCCATGCCCGGCGCGCTGGAGGGGACCACCGTCATCGCTCTGGAGCAGGCCGTGGCCGCGCCGTTCGCGACCTCGCGGCTGGCGGATGCGGGCGCGCGGGTCATCAAGCTCGAGCGGCCGGAGGGCGATTTCGCCCGCGGCTATGACGACTATGTGCACGGCCAGTCCAGCTATTTCGTCTGGAACAACCGCGGCAAGGAATCCTGCACCGTCGATCTGAAGCGGCCCGAGGATATGGGTCTCGTCGAGGCGATGCTGGCCAGGGCCGACGTTTTCATCCAGAACCTGGCGCCCGGCGCCACCGACCGTCTGGGGATCGGCAGCACCGCGCTGCGGGCGCGCTATCCCCGGCTCGTGGTCTGCGACATCGGCGGCTATGCGCCCGGCACGCCCGACGAGAGCCGCAAGGCCTACGATCTCCTGATCCAGGCCGAGGCGGGTCTCGCCGGCGTGACCGGGTCGGAAGCCTCGGGCCCCACCCGCGTCGGCATCTCGATCAGCGATATCGCGACGGGGCAGGCGGCCTATGCCGCGATCCTGCAGGCGCTCCTCCAGCGCGAGCGCACCGGCAAGGGCAGCCATCTCCAGATCTCGCTCTTCGACACCATCGCGGAGTATCTCAACGTCCCCTATCTGACGCGGCGCTATGGCGGCAAGGAGCCGCGCCGCATCGGCCTCGCCCATCCCTCGATCGCGCCCTATGGCGTGTTCCATGCCAGCGACGGCGACATCCTGATCGCGATCCAGAACGAGCGCGAATGGAAGGTGTTCTGCGATGAGGTGCTGGGCGATCCGGCCATGCCGGCCGATCCGCGCTTCGAACGCAACACGGCGCGGGTGCAGAACCGGGAGGAGCTGGACCGGCGGGTCCAGGAGCGGATCGGCGGGTTCACCATCGACGCGCTCGCGACGCTGCTCGACCGGGTGCGCATCGCCTATGGCCGGGTCTCGACGATGGCGGATCTGGCGCATCATCGCAGCGCCACGACCGCGCGGGTGGAGACGCCGGAAGGTGCCGTCGAGCTGATGGCGCCGCCGGTCATCGTCGATGGCCAGCGCCCCAGCCTGCGCCGGGTTCCGCGGCTGGGCGAGCATGACCAGCCCTTGCGCCACGAATTCTGCGGTCGCCCCGAGACGATCAGGCGCGGCCTAGCCCGAGGAGCCAAATCATGAGTCTCACCAGGGATCTCGTCCGTCTCATCCGGGCGAAGCCAGTCTCGGAGGAGGATCTGCGCTGGTCGGCGCTGTTCGTGCTCGACACGCTGTGCTGCGCGCTGGGCGCGCTCAAGACCGAGCCCGCGCGCATGCTGAGGGCCGTGGCTCCGCCCGAGAGCGGCGACACCGCGCGGCGTGCCTTCTATCTGGGCGGGCTCGCCCATATCCTCGAGATGGATGACCTCCACCGCCAGTCCGTGGTCCATCCGGGCTCGGTCGTCATCCCGGCCGCCTGGGCGCTCGCCGAGGAGCGCAATCTGGGCGGCCGCGCCTTCCTCAAGGCGGTGCTGGCGGGCTACGAGGCCTGCTGCCGCGTCGGCATGGCGGTCGGCAAGGCGCATTACCGCATCTGGCACAACACCTCGACCTGCGGACCCTTCGGCTCGGCGATGGCGTCGGCCGAGCTGATCGGCCTGACGGAGGACGAAGCCGTCTGGGCGCTCGGCAATGCTGGCACGCAATCCTCGGGGCTCTGGGAATTCCTCGCCGCCGGCGCCATGAGCAAGCATCTGCACACGGCCCGCGCCGCGGAATCGGGCGTGCTCGCGGCACTGCTGGCCAAGGAGGGCTTCACCGGCTCCGACCGGATCCTCGAGGGCGAGAAGGGCTTCTTCGCCGGACTCTGCCCCGATCCTGTCCCGGCGGCCGTCACCGCCGATCCGGAGGCGCCCTGGGAGCTGGTGCGGACCTCGATCAAGCCCTGGCCCTGCTGCCGCCATACCCATCCGACGATCGACGCGGCCATCGCACTCCATGGCGAGCTGAAGGGTGCCGTGCCCGCGCGCATCACCGTCGGTACCTACCAGGCGGCCCTCGATGTCTGCGACCGGCCGCAGCCGGAAGATCCCTACAGCGCGAAGTTCTCGCTGCAGCATTGCGTGGCGATCGCGCTCATGGATGGTCGGGTCGTGCAGTCGAGCTTCGGACCCGAAGCCCGTGCCCGGGCGGCCGAGCTGCGCAAGAAGGTCGAGATCGCGAGATCGCCTTCGATCGACGCCGCCTATCCGGATGCCTGGGGCGCCGACGTCTCGGTCGAGACCACTGATGGCCGTAAGTTCAACGCGCTCCGCCGCGCCTGCAAGGGCGACCCGGAGAATCCGGTCACGAGCGCCGAGCTCGCGGTCAAGGGCCGGATGCTGCTGACCGAGGGCGGCATGACGCCGGCCGAGGCCGACGGCTTCATCGCGTCCGTGGAAGCGCTGACCGAGGACCGGCCCGTCGCGTCGCTGGGCCTTTTCCGGCGCGGCGAGGCGCCGGTCGTGAAACGGCGGAGCGCCTGATCGATGCTCGAGGCCGAAGACCATCCGGAAATCCGCGACGCGGTCCGCAAGCTCTGCGCGCAGTTCCCCGGCGAGTATTGGCGCAAGCTCGATGCGAGCCGGGCCTATCCGCAAGCGTTCGTGACGGCCCTGACCGAGGCCGGCTATCTCGCGACGCTGATCCCCGAGGAATATGGCGGGGCGGGGCTGACGCTCTCGGCCGCCGCCGCCGTGCTGGAGGAGATCCAGCGCGCCGGCTGCAACGGCGCCGCCTGCCATGCGCAGATGTACACCATGGGCACCGTGCTCCGGCATGGCAATGCGGACCAGAAGCAGCGCTACCTGCCGGGGATCGCGTCCGGCAAGCTCAGGCTCCAGGCCTTCGGCGTGACCGAACCGACGAGCGGCACCGACACCACCTCGCTCAGGACCTTCGCGCGCAAGGAGGGCGGCCACTACGTCGTCAACGGCCAGAAGATCTGGACCAGCCGCGCCGAATATTCCGACCTGATGCTGCTGCTCGCCCGTACCACGCCGCGCGACCAGGTCGCCAAGCGCACCGACGGGCTCTCGGTCTTCGTGCTCGACATGCGCGAAGCATTGAAGGCGGGGCTCACCATCCGGCCGATCCGCACCATGATGAACCACTCGACCACCGAGGTGTTCTTCGACAATGTGTGCGTCCCGGCCGAGAACCTGGTGGGCGAGGAGGGCAAGGGCTTCCGCTACATCCTCTCCGGCATGAATGCCGAGCGCATCCTCATCGCCGCCGAATGCGTCGGCGACGCGAAATGGCTGATCGAGAAGGCCTCGGGCTATGCCAAGGAGCGCGTGGTGTTCGGCCGGCCGATCGGCCAGAACCAGGGCATCCAGTTCCCGATCGCGCGCGCCTACGCCAATATGCGCGCGGCCGAGCTCATGGTGAAGGAAGCGGTCCGTCTCTACGAAGCGGGCCGGGATTGCGGTGCCGAGGCCAACATGGCGAAGATGCTGGCGGCCGATGCCTCGAACGAGGCGGCCAATGCCTGCATCCAGACCCATGGCGGCTTCGGCTTCGCCGAGGAATATGATGTCGAGCGCAAGTTCCGCGAGACCCGGCTCTATCAGGTGGCGCCGATCTCGACCAACCTGATCCTGTCCTATCTCTCCGAGCATGTGCTGGGCATGCCGCGGTCCTATTGAAGGGACGGCCTCTGATGAGCGCGAAACCTGACCGGACAGACGGCGTCACGAAGCCCTTCCCGGAATGGATCGGCCGGCGCAGCGAGGCGCAGGACCTTGTCACCGAGCGGCTGGTCCGGGGCTTTCGCGCGATCTTCGATCCGCATCTGGCGCCGGTCGACAGCGAGGCCGCGCCGCTGGGCTTCCATTGGTGCCTCTCGCCCGCCATCGCCGGCATGGCGGCGCTGGGGCCGGACGGTCATCCGGCCAAGAATCTGCATCTGCCGCAGGTGCCGCAGCCGCGGCGGATGTGGGCCGGGGGCTCGATCGAAACATTCGATGTCTTGCGGACGGGCGATCTCGTCCGGCGGGTCTCGACCATCGTCGACATCACCGAGAAGCAGGGCCGCAGCGGCTCGCTCTGCTTCGTGGCGGTCGATCACGACTATCTGACGGAACGCGGGCTCGCCATCCGCGAGCGGCACGACATCGTCTATCGCGAGGCGGCGAAACCGGGCTCGGCGGCGCCGTCGACCGGCGGCGACAAGGCAGCAGCGGCGCCGGTCGCCCGCTCCTGGGCGATCGAGACCAGCCCCACGCTGCTCTTCCGCTATTCCGCCATCACCTTCAACGGCCACCGTATCCACTACGACCGGCCCTACGCGACCGAGGTCGAGGGCTATCCGGGCTTGGTCGTCCATGGCCCGCTGCAGGCGACATTGCTCTTCAACCTCGCTGCCGCAGAGGGCGGCAGGGCCCCGCGGCGCTTCGAGTATCGCGGCCTGTCGCCGGCGTTCAGCGGCGCGACCCTCGCGGTTTGCGCCGGCGGCCCGGGCGCGGAAAACGTCTTCTGGACGCAAGGGCCCGACGGTCAGCGTCACATGGAAGCGCGCGCAACCGACGCGTGAGACAGGCGGGCCGTTCCTGCCGACAGGCCGGTCCCGCAGGACAGCAAGGAGATTTCCCATGGCTGCCGAAGGTTCCGCTCCCAGCGCCGCGATCGAGCCGGCCAAGGGCATCTTCATCGACAATCGCTGGCGGCCCTCCCATTCCGGCCGCACGGTCGATGTCTATGCACCGGCCGAAGGCACCGTCTTCGCGCGGATCGCGGCCGGCGATGCCGCCGACATCGACGCGGCGGTCGCCGCCGCCCGCAAGGCGCGGGAGACCGGCGCCTGGGGCCGGCTCGCGCCGGCCGAACGCGGCCGGATCCTCTCCAGGCTCGGGCTTCTCGTGCTCGATCATGCCGAGGAGCTGGCGCTCCTCGAGGCGCGCGACACCGGCAAGCCGATGAAGCAGGCCCGTGCCGACATCCAGGCCTGCGCCCGCTATTTCGAGTTCTTCGGCGGGGCCGCCGACAAGTTCCATGGCGAGACCATCCCCTTCATGAACGGCTATTTCGTCGCCACCGAGCGCGAGCCGCATGGCGTGACCGGCCATATCATCCCCTGGAACTATCCAGCCCAGATGTTCGGCCGGACCCTGGCGCCGGCGCTCGCGGTCGGCAATGCCACGGTCATCAAGCCCGCCGAGGATGCCTGCCTCACGCCGCTGCGGCTGGCGGAGCTTGCGGCTGAGGCGGGCTTTCCCGAAGGTGCCATCAATCTTGTCCCCGGCATCGGCACCGAAGCCGGGGCCGCCCTCATCGCCCATCGCGGCATCGATTTCCTCTCCTTCACCGGCAGTCCCGAGGTGGGCGTGCTGGTCCAGACGGCGGCCGCGCGCAACCACATCCCCTGCACGCTCGAGCTGGGCGGGAAGTCGCCGCAGATCGTGTTCGCCGATGTCGATCTCGACTCCGCCCTGCCGAGCCTCGTCAACGCCATCGTGCAGAACGCGGGCCAGACCTGCTCGGCGGGCTCGCGGCTCCTGGTCGAGAAGAGCGCCTATGACCGGGTGGTGGGCGCGGTGAGCAACCGCTTCGCCACCCTGCGCGCCGGCACGCCGGCGATGGATCTCGATCTCGGACCCCTGATCAACCCGCGCCAGAAGAAGCGGGTCGAGACCTTCTGCGCCAACGCGGCCACGGACGGCATCACGCTCCTCGCCGAGGGCCGGATCGCCGACGGCGTGCCGAAGGACGGCTACTTCGTGGCGCCGAAGCTGTTCGGCCCGGTGGCGCGGGCGAACACGCTGGCGCGCGACGAGGTGTTCGGGCCGATCCTGGCGGTGCTGCCTTTCGAGGACGAGAGCGACGCGGTGGCGCTCGCCAACGGGACGGATTTCGGCCTGATCGCCGGCGTTTGGACGCGGGACGCCAAGCGCGCCACGCGCGTCGGCCGCAAGGTGAAGGCGGGGCAGGTCTATATCAACGCCTACGGGGCCGGCGGCGGCATCGAGCTGCCCTTCGGTGGCATGAAGAAGTCCGGCCATGGGCGCGAGAAGGGCATGGCGGCCCTCCAGGATGTCACCACGCTCAAGACCCTCGTGATGAAGCACGATTGAGCGCGTGTTCGCGGGCCTCGGCCGGCGAAGCGGACGGGAGGGGTGCTGCTAGCGGAGCGTGGCCGTCCGCCGCTCGAGCGCGCGGATCACCGCGATCATGTCGGCGCCGCCGAGGCCCTGGGCCTGGGTCTCGCCATAGAGGGCGTGGCAGGCATCGAGCAGCGGCGAAGCGATCTGTGCCGCCCGCGCGGCCTCGGCCACCAGCCGGTTGTTCTCCAGCACGTTCGAGATCGCGGCCTGCACGGCGAAATCCTGCGCGACCAGCTTCGCCAGCTTGAGGCGCGACACCTCGCTCGCCATCGGCCCGGCATCGAGAATGGCGGCGAAGCGCTCGAGATCGAGCCCCTGGCGCCGGGCGAAATGCGTCGCCTCCGCCAAGCCCGTCACCATGGTGATCAGGAAGATGTTCACCGCCAGCTTCATCAGGAGCGCGCCGGGCACGGCACCGCAGATCACGGACTCCCGGCAGAGCGGCGCCAGCAGCGTCTGCACCACCGACAGGTCTTCGGGCTCGCCTGCGAGCATCGCCACCAGCCGGCCGGCCTCCGCCGGCTTGCGCGAGCCGGAGACCGGCGCCTCCACATAGCGGCCGCCCTCGGCACGGATGTCGGCCGCGAGGGTCCGCGAATAGTCGGGCGCCATCGTCGCCATGTTGACGATGAGGCGCCCCTTGACCCGGTCGCGGAACGCGCTGCCGCCACGGTCGAGCACGCTGTCCATCGCGGCATCGTCGGCCAGCATCAGGATCACGGTCTCGCACCGGGCGAAGAGCTCGGCGGCACCCTGCGCGATCGCGGCGCCGGCCTCGGCCAAAGCGCGATATCGGCCGGGCGAGCGGTTCCAAACCAGGAGCGGCTGGCCCGCCTTCGCCAGGTTGAGCGCCATGGGCTCGCCCATGACGCCGAGACCGATGAAACCGACCAGCGCCGGCGCGGGCGTCGAAGCGGCCTCTCCGTCAGGTTCGTGGCCGGCCCGGCCCGCCGATGGCAGATCGAGCTGGAAGGAGAGCGACGCGCCAACCGGGCCGGAGGGCCGGAAGCCGAGCTTCCGCACCAGGCGGCAGGCCGCGACATTCTCGTGGAGCACATGCGCCTGCAAGCTCGCGAGCCCGCGCTCGCAGGCATGCCGGATCATGTGGCCCAGCAAGGCGGCGCCGATCCCCTGCTGCTGCAGATCGGATCGGACGATCAGCGCGGTTTCCGCGGCTTCGGCAGAAACAGCAGCGAGACCAGCGACAGCGGCCACCTCGCCGGTCGGCTCCAGCGCCAGGAAGATCTCGGTTCGAGGGTCGCCGATGCCGAGCCGCCGGAGGGTCGCGGCCGGGTCCCGCGAGGGCAGGGCGCCGCCGAAGCGCTGCCGCAGGTCGCCCGGCGCCAGGCGATGCAGGAAACGGCAGAGGGCGCTCCGATCCATCAGCAGCTGCGACAGCGGTGCGAAGCGCAGGGACAGAGGAGGAGTGTCGCTGCCGCCGCGGCTGGCGCGAGGCGCGGGCATCCGGGCACGAGTCCCGCCTCTGTCCATGAGAGTCTGCATCGATCTTCCGCCTTCCGGGGGACAGGGGCTGTCCTCCTCGAGCGAAAAGATGGTGGCTGGGGCGTGGCGGCGGCAAATGAATTGGAATGCCGCCTGACTCAGCTCCGTTCACCCGTCTTTCGCGGCCTGCTTCAGCCACTCGGCGAACGCGCGCAGCTCCGGGCGGGCATCGGCCTCGGGCCCTTCGACCAGCCAGTAGCCGGTGGTCGCGTCGACTGTCGGCGTCGCGGCTTCGACGAGGTGCCCCGCCGCGAGCTCCGGATCGATCAAGGGGCGACGGCCGATCGCGATGCCGAGCCCGGCCGCCGCGGCATCGGTCGCCATATGCACCGTGTCGAAGCTCAACCCGGTCGAGAGGTCGATATCCGAGAGGCCGGCAGCGGCAAGCCAGGCGGCCCAATCCTCCGCCGCGGAGGTGACATGGAGGAGAGGGAGTGCGGCGAGATCCAGGCGGCGGCCGCGCTTCTTGTGACGATCCCGGAATGCGGGCGCGCAGACCGGCACGAGCCGTTCGGTGAAGAGGCAGGTCGATGCCAGGTCGGGCCAGGGCGCGCGCGCCATCCGAACCGCGAGATCGACATTGTCGACGGGAAAACCCATCACCCGGTGCGAGGTGTCGATCGCGATGGCGATATCGGGATGCCGGGTCCGGAAATCGCCGAGCCGGGGCAGGAGCCAGCGGGAGGCGAAGGTCGGCGCCGCGCTGATAGAGACATGCCGGTGGCCGCGCGCGTTGGGCAGCCGGCGGGTGCCGACGGCGATCATCGCCAGCGCCTCCGAAACGAAGGCGAGATAGTCCTTTCCCGCCGCCGTCAGGACGACGCCGTTGGTCCGCCGCTCGAAGAGCGCGGTGCCGAGCCAGCGCTCCAGCGTCAGGATGCCGTGGCTGACGGCGCTCGGCGTGAGATGCAGCTCGTCCGCCGCCAGCTTGAAGCTCTGCAAGCGGCCGGCCGCCTCGAAGAGGCGCAAGGCGGAAAGGGGCGGAAGCTGCAGGGCCATGTTCGTCGCGTCCTTATTTATCCCCTCTCCCGCGCTGCGGGGGAGGGCAAGGGAGGGGGCTGCTCGGTATCTGACACCGCGCAGCCCCCTTCCTAACCTTCCCCCGTTCCGGGAGAAGGGACAGAACGAGTCGTGCTCACAAACCAGACTTGCGAACCGTTATCCCCCGTTCCGGGGGAGGGCGCCCTGCACCCGCCCGAGCAGGTGGCCCAGGCGGCGGACGCCTTCCTCGATGGTCGCTTCCGACTGCAGCGAGTAGTTCAGCCGCAGACTGTTCTTGCCGCTGCCATCCGCGAAGAAGGCGCCGCCGGGCACGAAGGCCACGCGCTCCTCGCTGAGTGACTGCTCGAGAAGGTCGGCGCCGTCGAGGCCAGCGGGCAGGGTGAGCCAGACGAACAGCCCGCCCATGGGCCGGGTCCAGGTCACGCCCGGCGGCATATGCCGTTCGAGCGCTGCCAGCATCGCGTCGCGCCGCCTGGCATAGACGGGGGTGATCTTCCCGACCTGCGCATCGAAGATCGAGGCGGCCAGCCGATGCATGACGATCTGGTTGATCGTGCTGCTGTGCAGATCGGCGGCCTGCTTCGCGAGCACGACCTTCTGGACGAGGCTGCGCGAGGCGCAGATCCAGCCGACCCTCAATCCCGGGGCGATGGTCTTCGAGAAGGTGCCGCAATAGACGGTGCGGCAGCGATCGATATTGCCGCTGCGCTCCAGGTCGAGCGAGAGGCAGGAGCGTTCGGGCTTGCCGC harbors:
- a CDS encoding LysR substrate-binding domain-containing protein, whose amino-acid sequence is MALQLPPLSALRLFEAAGRLQSFKLAADELHLTPSAVSHGILTLERWLGTALFERRTNGVVLTAAGKDYLAFVSEALAMIAVGTRRLPNARGHRHVSISAAPTFASRWLLPRLGDFRTRHPDIAIAIDTSHRVMGFPVDNVDLAVRMARAPWPDLASTCLFTERLVPVCAPAFRDRHKKRGRRLDLAALPLLHVTSAAEDWAAWLAAAGLSDIDLSTGLSFDTVHMATDAAAAGLGIAIGRRPLIDPELAAGHLVEAATPTVDATTGYWLVEGPEADARPELRAFAEWLKQAAKDG